From a region of the Thalassospira sp. TSL5-1 genome:
- the murB gene encoding UDP-N-acetylmuramate dehydrogenase encodes MIMTQAPHTPIIDHLPKVRGKLREGASLAKVTWFQVGGPADVLFRPSDTEDLAAFLRDKPSEIPVTIIGVGSNLLVRDGGLRGVVVRLGRPFTDVTVSGDEIHAGAGALDGNVAQVAQEAGLAGLEFLSGIPGTIGGALRMNAGAYGREMHDILISAEAIDSKGNIHTLAVNEMGLNYRHCDIPDNWIFTKAILRGTPDERGEIARRMTEIQEARNASQPVRARTGGSTFANPTPKRAWEVIDAAGCRGLTIGGAQMSPLHCNFMINLGDASAADLEELGEEVRRRVKEHSGIELRWEIRRIGDRLGHSIVGKDA; translated from the coding sequence ATCATCATGACCCAAGCACCGCACACCCCGATCATTGACCACCTACCCAAGGTTCGCGGCAAATTGCGCGAAGGCGCATCGCTGGCAAAAGTCACCTGGTTTCAGGTGGGCGGTCCGGCAGACGTACTGTTCCGCCCTTCCGATACCGAGGATCTGGCTGCCTTCTTGCGCGACAAGCCCAGCGAAATTCCGGTCACGATTATTGGTGTCGGATCAAACCTTCTGGTGCGTGACGGCGGATTGCGCGGTGTTGTGGTGCGTTTGGGACGACCCTTTACCGATGTAACGGTATCGGGCGATGAAATCCATGCCGGGGCCGGGGCGCTGGATGGCAATGTAGCCCAGGTCGCCCAGGAAGCTGGCCTTGCGGGACTTGAATTTTTATCGGGCATTCCCGGCACCATTGGCGGGGCCTTGCGCATGAATGCCGGGGCCTATGGTCGCGAAATGCACGATATTCTGATCAGCGCCGAAGCCATTGACAGCAAGGGCAACATTCACACCCTTGCCGTCAATGAAATGGGGCTGAATTACCGCCATTGTGACATTCCCGATAACTGGATTTTCACCAAGGCCATCCTGCGCGGCACCCCCGATGAGCGTGGCGAAATTGCCCGGCGCATGACCGAAATTCAGGAAGCCCGCAATGCCAGCCAGCCCGTACGTGCCCGCACCGGAGGCTCCACCTTTGCCAACCCAACGCCCAAGCGGGCCTGGGAGGTGATTGATGCGGCAGGCTGCCGGGGGTTGACCATTGGCGGGGCGCAAATGTCGCCACTGCATTGCAATTTCATGATCAATCTGGGCGATGCCAGTGCGGCTGACCTTGAAGAACTGGGCGAAGAAGTACGCCGCCGGGTAAAGGAACATTCCGGCATTGAATTGCGCTGGGAAATTCGTCGCATTGGCGATCGTTTGGGACATTCGATAGTAGGAAAAGACGCATGA
- the murC gene encoding UDP-N-acetylmuramate--L-alanine ligase — protein sequence MKTLPLGIGNIHFVGIGGIGMSGIAEILHNLGYQVQGSDMADNANVQRLRDKGIQVFIGHDAANINDAKVVVISTAVKPDNPEVVAARANMVPVVRRSEMLAELMRLKAAIAVGGTHGKTTTTSLVATMLDAAGLDPTVINGGIINSYGTNARLGDGDWMVVEADESDGTFVKVPSTIAVVTNIDPEHLDHWKNFDQLREAFKNFVQNIPFYGFAVLCIDHPEVQALIGRVTDRRIFTFGFSPQADVRATNVRTEIGQSTFDVIIRERVDSAERTIHNVRLPMVGDHNVSNSLAAITVALELGIDDDKIVSAFDGFTGVKRRFTKTGEVDGVTIIDDYGHHPVEIRAVLKAARSATQNNVIAVVQPHRYSRLHDLFEEFCTCFNDADTVIVADVYTAGESPIEGATRDALVEGLRNRGHRKVLALNGPEELANVVSGIAKSGDLVVCLGAGSISAWANALPAQMEALKSS from the coding sequence ATGAAAACCCTGCCACTTGGCATCGGAAACATCCATTTTGTCGGGATTGGCGGGATCGGCATGTCTGGCATCGCCGAAATTTTGCATAATCTGGGTTATCAGGTGCAGGGCTCAGACATGGCGGACAATGCCAATGTACAGCGCCTGCGCGACAAGGGTATTCAGGTTTTTATCGGCCATGATGCGGCCAATATCAACGATGCCAAGGTTGTTGTGATTTCCACTGCCGTCAAACCCGATAACCCCGAAGTGGTTGCCGCACGCGCCAATATGGTGCCGGTTGTGCGCCGGTCCGAAATGCTGGCCGAACTGATGCGCTTAAAGGCCGCCATTGCCGTTGGCGGCACGCATGGCAAAACCACCACCACGTCCCTGGTCGCAACCATGCTGGACGCTGCCGGGCTGGACCCGACCGTGATCAATGGTGGCATCATCAATTCCTACGGCACCAATGCGCGCTTGGGCGATGGCGACTGGATGGTGGTCGAGGCCGATGAATCGGATGGGACATTTGTCAAGGTTCCATCCACCATTGCCGTTGTCACCAATATCGACCCGGAACATCTGGACCACTGGAAAAATTTTGACCAGTTGCGCGAAGCTTTCAAAAACTTTGTTCAGAACATTCCGTTTTATGGCTTTGCCGTTTTGTGCATTGACCACCCCGAGGTCCAGGCCCTGATTGGCCGTGTGACCGACCGACGCATTTTCACCTTTGGTTTTTCGCCCCAGGCCGATGTGCGGGCGACCAATGTGCGCACCGAAATTGGCCAAAGCACCTTTGACGTGATTATTCGTGAACGGGTCGATAGTGCCGAACGCACCATTCACAATGTGCGCCTGCCAATGGTGGGCGACCATAACGTTTCCAATTCCCTTGCCGCCATTACAGTGGCGTTGGAACTGGGCATTGATGATGATAAAATCGTTTCCGCCTTTGATGGTTTTACCGGCGTTAAACGCCGCTTTACCAAAACCGGCGAAGTTGATGGTGTGACCATCATTGACGATTACGGCCATCACCCGGTTGAAATTCGCGCCGTGCTGAAGGCGGCCCGGTCCGCCACGCAAAACAATGTGATCGCCGTGGTTCAGCCGCATCGTTATTCACGGCTGCATGACCTGTTCGAGGAATTTTGCACCTGCTTTAACGATGCCGATACTGTAATTGTCGCCGATGTTTACACCGCTGGCGAAAGCCCGATTGAAGGGGCAACGCGCGATGCCCTTGTCGAAGGGCTGCGCAATCGCGGCCATCGCAAGGTGTTGGCCTTAAACGGGCCGGAAGAACTGGCCAATGTGGTTTCGGGCATTGCCAAAAGCGGCGACCTTGTTGTCTGCCTTGGTGCAGGTTCCATCAGCGCCTGGGCCAATGCCCTGCCCGCCCAGATGGAGGCCCTTAAATCATCATGA
- the murG gene encoding undecaprenyldiphospho-muramoylpentapeptide beta-N-acetylglucosaminyltransferase, with protein sequence MTTEEFTITDTPLEGQCIALTSGGTGGHMFPAVSLARALVRRGASVVFFTDARAAHYTENLEGVRTILLPAGGVAGKGLRGRISGMVRLALGTWQAKGHLKKIRPAAVIGFGGYASIPATVSAKGLHIPMAIHEQNAVLGRANRVVAKSATRIATSFPEVRMISEGDKPRIIWTGNPVRPEIAALANAPYHAPEADGPVNLLITGGSQGARILSEILPEAIIRLPENLKRRLHVTQQARAEDLDAVAKTYEGSGVDVTLKPFFDDIPERLRDAHLVIARSGASTVAELTVAGRPSLLVPLPHAIDDHQRYNAEQVEQAGGAWMLSQERFTVEIVSERLAKLLTGPAALARAAEGARTAARANAAERLADMVVEMLGLNPAGAPVDLKQETPHVQGDRA encoded by the coding sequence ATGACGACAGAAGAATTTACCATTACCGATACCCCACTTGAGGGGCAGTGCATTGCCCTGACATCGGGCGGCACCGGCGGACATATGTTTCCTGCGGTTTCGCTGGCGCGTGCTTTGGTGCGGCGCGGGGCCAGTGTCGTATTTTTTACCGATGCCCGCGCAGCACACTATACTGAAAACCTTGAAGGTGTTCGCACCATCCTGCTGCCAGCCGGCGGTGTTGCAGGCAAGGGACTCCGCGGACGGATCAGCGGCATGGTGCGCCTTGCCCTGGGAACCTGGCAAGCGAAAGGCCACCTTAAAAAAATTCGCCCGGCGGCTGTAATCGGCTTTGGCGGTTATGCCTCCATCCCGGCCACTGTCTCGGCCAAGGGGTTGCACATTCCGATGGCCATTCACGAACAAAATGCCGTTTTGGGCCGGGCCAACCGGGTTGTGGCAAAATCGGCCACCCGCATTGCGACCTCCTTTCCCGAAGTCCGCATGATCAGCGAAGGCGACAAACCCCGCATCATCTGGACAGGCAACCCGGTGCGCCCCGAAATTGCCGCCCTTGCCAATGCCCCCTACCACGCACCAGAGGCCGACGGCCCGGTAAACCTGCTGATCACCGGGGGCAGCCAGGGCGCCCGTATTCTGTCGGAAATTCTGCCCGAGGCCATCATTCGCCTGCCAGAGAATTTGAAACGCCGCCTGCATGTCACCCAACAGGCTCGTGCCGAAGACCTTGATGCGGTTGCGAAAACCTATGAGGGATCGGGCGTGGATGTGACGTTAAAACCCTTTTTTGACGACATCCCGGAACGGCTGCGCGACGCCCATTTAGTGATTGCGCGCTCCGGCGCATCGACAGTGGCCGAACTGACGGTTGCAGGCCGCCCCTCGCTTCTGGTACCGCTGCCCCACGCCATCGACGACCATCAGCGGTATAATGCCGAACAGGTCGAACAGGCGGGCGGGGCGTGGATGCTCTCGCAGGAACGCTTTACCGTTGAAATCGTGAGCGAACGGCTGGCGAAACTTTTAACCGGCCCCGCAGCCCTGGCCCGCGCTGCCGAAGGGGCACGCACAGCCGCCCGCGCCAACGCCGCCGAACGGCTGGCCGATATGGTTGTCGAAATGCTGGGCCTGAACCCGGCGGGCGCCCCGGTAGATTTAAAACAGGAAACACCACACGTCCAAGGAGACCGAGCATGA
- the ftsW gene encoding putative lipid II flippase FtsW: MKSLFGDKDGNTAFSRADTSILSVWWWTVDRWLLAATILLMGIGALLVMSASPPVADRIGVDSFHFVRRQFFFLTLAAICAGGISMLSIKWVRRVASIMFLGIIGLLIITPFVGPEIKGAVRWINFGGITIQPSEFLKPAFAVVTAWMFSEGRLNPNFPGYIVSCMLLATSIILLMIQPDFGQTVVITTIWSAQIFLAGLPIVLVFGLGMSVVGLAASAYLILPHVQSRVDRFLDPATGDNYQIQRSMEAFMNGGIMGQGPGEGTVKNYLPDAHSDFIFAVAGEEFGLLFCLLVIGIFTFIVMRGLSRMMGERNMFVVLAVTGLLVQFGLQAMINMASTLQLVPPKGMTLPFVSYGGSSTVAIAISMGFILALTRKRSSD; encoded by the coding sequence ATGAAATCCCTGTTTGGCGATAAAGACGGCAACACTGCCTTTTCGCGTGCCGATACCTCGATCCTGAGTGTTTGGTGGTGGACAGTGGATCGCTGGTTGCTGGCGGCAACCATCCTGCTGATGGGTATTGGGGCGCTGTTGGTCATGTCGGCCAGCCCGCCCGTGGCGGACCGTATTGGTGTGGACAGCTTTCACTTTGTGCGCCGGCAATTTTTCTTCTTAACCCTTGCCGCCATTTGTGCCGGTGGCATTTCGATGCTGTCGATCAAATGGGTGCGACGTGTCGCCTCTATCATGTTTTTAGGCATTATCGGGCTTCTGATCATCACGCCCTTTGTCGGACCTGAGATCAAGGGGGCGGTACGCTGGATCAATTTTGGCGGCATCACCATTCAGCCGTCAGAATTTTTAAAACCCGCCTTTGCCGTAGTCACGGCCTGGATGTTTTCCGAAGGGCGGTTAAACCCCAATTTCCCCGGCTATATCGTAAGCTGCATGTTACTGGCAACCTCCATCATCCTGTTGATGATCCAGCCGGATTTCGGGCAAACAGTGGTGATCACCACCATCTGGTCGGCACAGATTTTTCTGGCGGGCCTGCCCATTGTGCTGGTGTTTGGCCTGGGCATGAGTGTCGTGGGCCTGGCGGCATCGGCCTATCTGATTTTGCCGCACGTTCAGTCGCGTGTGGACCGCTTCCTTGACCCGGCAACGGGTGACAATTACCAGATCCAGCGATCGATGGAAGCCTTCATGAATGGTGGCATCATGGGCCAAGGGCCGGGCGAAGGTACGGTTAAAAACTATCTTCCCGATGCCCATTCCGACTTTATTTTTGCCGTGGCAGGCGAAGAATTCGGCCTTCTATTCTGTTTGCTGGTAATTGGTATTTTCACCTTCATCGTCATGCGGGGCCTGTCACGCATGATGGGCGAACGCAACATGTTTGTCGTTTTGGCTGTCACGGGGCTTTTGGTGCAGTTCGGCTTACAGGCCATGATCAATATGGCATCGACCCTGCAACTGGTGCCGCCAAAGGGTATGACACTGCCCTTTGTGTCCTATGGCGGGTCCTCGACAGTGGCGATTGCCATCAGTATGGGCTTCATTCTGGCACTCACGCGAAAAAGAAGCTCCGACTAG
- the murD gene encoding UDP-N-acetylmuramoyl-L-alanine--D-glutamate ligase — protein sequence MIDLSHFRGKTVAVLGLGKSGLASVKALVKSGAIVWAWDDNEDSRHQLDELNVAPVNLVECDWTMPEMLVISPGIPSTFPTPHAAAEKARRAGKPIVCDVELLCSTVAETPMLAITGTNGKSTTTALTAHIIAQSGIKTQVGGNLGYPVLGFDALGVDDCYVLELSSYQLDLIDQAAFDASALLNITPDHLDRHGGMTGYIGAKRNIFTRQKGPKWAIISIDDDHCAKMATELAREGGHRMVEISVNGPAPHGVYVDDHWLIDDLDNARDPILDLATVTHMPGRHNWQNIAFAYALCRARNVAPRDIIAGIMSFPGLAHRQEQLGTIDGIIFVNDSKATNAEATAKALSAYDTIYWILGGKPKEGGIDGLDAFYGRIKKAFLIGSAAEAFATTLNGHVPFEQCGTLDVATRRALETAKADQAEGRTSSDTESTASSAPVILLSPACASFDQFKSFEARGDAFRDLFTDLRTTTADIASRTNPEA from the coding sequence TTGATCGACCTTTCACATTTTCGCGGAAAAACCGTGGCGGTTCTGGGCCTTGGCAAATCGGGGCTGGCCAGTGTGAAGGCTCTGGTCAAGTCGGGTGCCATCGTTTGGGCCTGGGATGACAATGAAGACAGCCGCCATCAGCTAGATGAATTAAATGTCGCGCCGGTTAATCTGGTGGAATGCGACTGGACGATGCCGGAAATGCTGGTGATCAGCCCCGGCATCCCGTCCACCTTCCCCACCCCGCATGCAGCGGCTGAAAAGGCCCGCCGGGCAGGCAAGCCCATTGTATGTGACGTTGAATTGCTGTGCAGCACGGTGGCCGAAACCCCGATGCTGGCCATTACCGGTACCAATGGCAAATCCACCACCACCGCCCTAACCGCGCATATCATTGCGCAATCAGGCATCAAAACCCAGGTGGGGGGTAATTTGGGTTATCCGGTATTGGGGTTTGATGCACTGGGCGTCGATGACTGTTATGTCCTGGAACTTTCCAGCTATCAGTTGGACCTGATTGACCAGGCGGCCTTTGATGCCAGCGCGCTTTTGAACATCACGCCGGACCATTTGGACCGCCACGGTGGCATGACCGGCTATATCGGGGCGAAACGCAATATTTTCACCCGCCAGAAGGGACCCAAATGGGCCATCATTTCGATTGATGATGACCATTGCGCCAAAATGGCCACCGAACTGGCCCGCGAAGGCGGCCATCGCATGGTGGAAATTTCGGTAAATGGCCCGGCACCGCACGGGGTTTATGTTGATGATCATTGGCTGATTGATGATCTGGACAACGCCCGGGACCCGATCCTGGACCTTGCCACTGTTACCCATATGCCGGGCCGTCATAACTGGCAAAATATCGCCTTTGCCTACGCCCTGTGCCGGGCGCGCAATGTCGCACCGCGCGACATTATTGCCGGGATCATGTCCTTTCCCGGTTTGGCGCATCGCCAGGAACAGCTTGGCACAATTGACGGCATCATCTTTGTCAATGACAGCAAGGCCACCAATGCCGAAGCCACGGCAAAGGCCCTGTCCGCCTATGACACTATTTACTGGATATTGGGCGGCAAACCCAAAGAAGGCGGCATTGACGGGCTTGACGCCTTTTATGGCCGCATCAAAAAGGCCTTCCTGATTGGTAGTGCCGCCGAGGCCTTTGCCACCACCCTTAACGGCCATGTCCCGTTCGAGCAATGCGGCACACTCGATGTTGCCACCCGCCGCGCCCTTGAAACGGCCAAGGCGGACCAGGCCGAGGGGCGTACATCATCAGATACAGAATCAACCGCATCATCGGCCCCGGTCATTTTGCTGTCACCTGCCTGTGCGTCGTTTGACCAGTTCAAAAGTTTTGAAGCGCGCGGCGATGCCTTCCGCGACCTTTTCACCGATTTGCGCACCACCACCGCCGACATCGCATCCCGCACCAATCCGGAGGCATGA
- the mraY gene encoding phospho-N-acetylmuramoyl-pentapeptide-transferase, which yields MLYNLLYPLADQFPLFNLFRYITFRTGGAVFTSLVLAFVLGPWLINMLRSRQNEGQPIREDGPESHLLTKKGTPTMGGLLLLISTSIATLLWADLKNPYVWAVLLVTIGYGFLGFMDDFLKVSKRNTKGLPGKAKLVGQFSIAALAAWWISYNTDPALATQLAFPFFKNLLLDLGWFFVPFAMFVMVGASNAVNLTDGLDGLAIVPVMIAAASFALITYLIGNIQFADYLQVHYIAGSGELTVLLGALVGAGLGFLWFNAPPAMVFMGDTGSLALGGALGAVAVVTKHELVLAIIGGLFVLETISVIIQVGSFKLTGKRVFRMAPLHHHFEKKGWHEPTIVIRFWIISVILALIGLATLKLR from the coding sequence TATAACCTGCTATACCCGCTGGCTGACCAGTTTCCGCTGTTTAATCTGTTCCGGTACATCACCTTTCGGACCGGCGGCGCGGTCTTTACATCGCTGGTGCTGGCATTTGTGCTGGGTCCCTGGCTGATTAACATGCTGCGTTCCCGCCAGAACGAAGGGCAGCCCATTCGCGAGGACGGGCCGGAAAGCCACCTTCTGACGAAAAAAGGCACGCCGACAATGGGCGGTCTTTTGCTGCTGATTTCCACCAGCATTGCCACCCTGTTATGGGCAGATTTGAAAAACCCCTATGTGTGGGCCGTTCTGCTGGTGACAATCGGTTATGGCTTTCTAGGTTTTATGGATGACTTCCTGAAAGTCTCCAAACGCAATACCAAGGGCCTGCCGGGCAAGGCCAAACTGGTGGGACAGTTTTCCATTGCCGCCCTTGCCGCCTGGTGGATTTCGTATAACACCGACCCGGCCCTGGCAACGCAGCTGGCCTTTCCATTCTTTAAAAACCTGCTGCTAGATCTGGGCTGGTTTTTTGTCCCCTTTGCCATGTTTGTCATGGTGGGGGCCTCAAACGCAGTTAACCTGACCGATGGCCTGGATGGCCTTGCCATTGTGCCGGTCATGATTGCCGCGGCCAGCTTTGCCCTGATCACCTATTTGATCGGGAATATCCAGTTCGCCGATTATTTGCAGGTGCATTACATTGCCGGGTCTGGCGAATTAACGGTTCTTTTGGGCGCACTTGTTGGGGCTGGTTTGGGCTTTTTGTGGTTCAACGCGCCGCCGGCAATGGTGTTTATGGGCGATACCGGGTCGCTGGCCCTGGGCGGGGCACTGGGTGCTGTTGCCGTTGTGACCAAACATGAACTTGTTCTGGCCATTATTGGCGGGCTTTTCGTGCTGGAAACCATATCGGTCATCATTCAGGTCGGCTCCTTTAAACTGACGGGCAAGCGCGTGTTTCGCATGGCGCCTTTGCACCATCACTTTGAAAAAAAGGGCTGGCACGAACCCACCATTGTTATCCGTTTCTGGATCATTTCGGTCATTCTGGCCCTGATTGGTCTGGCAACCCTGAAACTGCGTTAA